The Pseudomonas sp. TH06 genome has a window encoding:
- the murA gene encoding UDP-N-acetylglucosamine 1-carboxyvinyltransferase → MDKLIITGGARLDGEIRISGAKNSALPILAATLLCDGPVTVGNLPHLHDITTMIELFGRMGIEPVIDEKLSVEIDPRTIKTLIAPYELVKTMRASILVLGPMVARFGEAEVALPGGCAIGSRPVDLHIRGLEAMGAIIDVEGGYIKAKAPEGGLRGASFFFDTVSVTGTENIMMAAALAKGRSVLQNAAREPEVVDLANFLNAMGAKVSGAGTDTITIDGVERLGSCFYKVMPDRIETGTYLVAAAVTGGRVKVKDTDPTILEAVLEKLREAGAEITSGEDWIELNMHGKRPKAVNVRTAPYPAFPTDMQAQFISLNAIAEGTGAVIETIFENRFMHVYELHRMGAKIQVEGNTAIVTGTEVLKGAPVMATDLRASASLVISALVAEGDTLIDRIYHIDRGYECIEEKLQMLGAKIRRVPG, encoded by the coding sequence ATGGATAAATTGATTATTACTGGTGGCGCTCGTCTTGATGGCGAGATCCGCATTTCCGGGGCAAAGAACTCCGCCCTGCCGATCCTGGCTGCCACCTTGCTGTGCGATGGCCCGGTGACGGTCGGCAACCTGCCGCACCTGCACGACATCACCACCATGATCGAGCTGTTCGGGCGCATGGGCATCGAGCCGGTGATCGACGAGAAGCTCAGCGTCGAAATCGACCCGCGCACCATCAAGACCCTGATCGCCCCGTACGAACTGGTGAAAACCATGCGTGCATCGATCCTGGTACTGGGTCCGATGGTCGCTCGTTTCGGTGAAGCCGAAGTCGCGCTGCCTGGCGGTTGCGCCATCGGTTCGCGTCCGGTCGACCTGCACATTCGCGGTCTCGAAGCCATGGGCGCGATCATCGACGTCGAAGGCGGCTACATCAAGGCCAAGGCGCCTGAAGGTGGCCTGCGTGGTGCGAGCTTCTTCTTCGATACCGTCAGCGTAACCGGTACCGAAAACATCATGATGGCTGCTGCTCTGGCCAAGGGCCGCAGCGTGCTGCAGAACGCCGCCCGCGAGCCTGAAGTGGTTGACCTGGCGAACTTCCTCAACGCCATGGGCGCCAAGGTTTCCGGCGCTGGCACCGACACCATCACCATCGATGGCGTCGAGCGTCTGGGTTCGTGCTTCTACAAAGTCATGCCTGACCGTATCGAAACCGGCACCTACCTGGTGGCTGCTGCGGTCACTGGTGGTCGCGTCAAGGTCAAGGACACCGATCCGACCATCCTTGAAGCCGTACTGGAAAAACTCCGTGAAGCCGGCGCAGAAATCACCAGCGGTGAAGACTGGATCGAGCTGAACATGCACGGCAAGCGCCCGAAAGCGGTCAACGTGCGCACCGCGCCGTACCCGGCGTTCCCGACGGATATGCAAGCGCAGTTCATCTCGCTCAACGCCATTGCCGAAGGCACGGGTGCAGTGATCGAGACGATCTTCGAAAACCGCTTCATGCACGTTTATGAACTGCACCGCATGGGCGCCAAGATCCAGGTCGAAGGCAACACCGCCATCGTCACCGGTACTGAAGTGCTGAAAGGCGCGCCAGTCATGGCCACCGACCTGCGCGCTTCGGCCAGCCTGGTGATCTCGGCACTGGTTGCCGAAGGTGACACCCTGATCGACCGCATCTACCACATCGACCGTGGTTACGAGTGCATCGAAGAAAAACTGCAGATGCTGGGCGCCAAGATCCGTCGCGTTCCGGGCTGA
- the hisD gene encoding histidinol dehydrogenase has translation MTAPTAIRRLNAADPDFAHHLDHLLSWESVSDDSVNQRVLDIIKAVRERGDAALVEFTQKFDGLEVASMADLILPRERLELALTRITVAQREALEKAASRVRSYHEKQKQDSWSYTEADGTVLGQKVTPLDRAGLYVPGGKASYPSSVLMNAIPAKVAGVTEVVMVVPTPRGEINELVLAAACIAGVDRVFTIGGAQAVAALAYGTESVPKVDKVVGPGNIYVATAKRHVFGQVGIDMIAGPSEILVVCDGKTDPDWIAMDLFSQAEHDEDAQAILVSPDAEFLDKVAASIDKLLPTMDRATIIETSINGRGALIHVKDMAQAIEVANRIAPEHLELSVADPQAWLPQIRHAGAIFMGRHTSEALGDYCAGPNHVLPTSGTARFSSPLGVYDFQKRSSIIFCSEAGASELGKTASVLARGESLSAHARSAEYRIKDEDFLQGQGN, from the coding sequence ATGACCGCACCGACTGCAATTCGCCGACTCAACGCTGCTGACCCGGATTTCGCGCATCATCTGGATCATCTGCTGAGCTGGGAAAGTGTGTCTGACGACTCGGTCAATCAGCGCGTGCTGGACATCATCAAGGCTGTGCGCGAGCGCGGTGACGCGGCGCTGGTCGAGTTCACCCAGAAATTCGACGGCCTCGAAGTCGCCTCGATGGCCGACCTGATCCTGCCGCGCGAGCGCCTGGAACTGGCCCTGACTCGCATCACCGTGGCGCAGCGCGAAGCGCTGGAAAAAGCCGCATCCCGTGTGCGTAGCTATCACGAAAAACAGAAACAGGATTCCTGGAGCTACACCGAAGCCGACGGCACCGTGCTCGGCCAGAAGGTCACGCCGCTGGATCGCGCCGGTCTGTACGTGCCGGGCGGCAAGGCGTCGTACCCGTCGTCGGTGCTGATGAACGCGATTCCGGCCAAGGTTGCCGGCGTGACCGAAGTGGTCATGGTCGTGCCGACCCCGCGCGGTGAAATCAACGAGCTGGTGCTGGCGGCAGCGTGCATCGCCGGCGTCGACCGGGTGTTCACCATCGGTGGCGCGCAAGCCGTCGCTGCTTTGGCTTACGGCACTGAAAGCGTGCCGAAAGTGGACAAGGTGGTTGGCCCGGGCAACATCTATGTCGCCACTGCCAAACGTCACGTGTTTGGTCAGGTCGGTATCGACATGATCGCCGGCCCTTCGGAAATCCTCGTGGTGTGCGACGGCAAGACCGATCCGGACTGGATCGCCATGGATCTGTTCTCGCAGGCCGAGCACGACGAAGACGCGCAGGCGATTCTGGTCAGCCCGGACGCCGAGTTCCTCGACAAGGTCGCCGCCAGCATCGACAAACTGCTGCCGACCATGGACCGCGCGACCATCATCGAAACCTCGATCAATGGCCGAGGTGCACTGATTCACGTGAAAGACATGGCGCAAGCCATCGAAGTCGCCAACCGCATCGCCCCGGAACACCTGGAGTTGTCGGTCGCTGACCCGCAAGCCTGGCTGCCACAGATCCGCCACGCCGGCGCGATCTTCATGGGCCGTCACACCTCGGAAGCGCTGGGCGATTACTGCGCAGGCCCGAACCACGTATTGCCGACTTCCGGCACTGCGCGATTCTCCTCGCCGCTGGGTGTGTACGACTTCCAGAAACGTTCGTCGATCATCTTCTGCTCCGAGGCCGGTGCTTCCGAGCTGGGTAAAACGGCATCGGTACTGGCCCGCGGAGAATCGCTGAGCGCGCACGCACGCAGCGCCGAATACCGCATCAAAGACGAAGACTTTCTACAAGGGCAGGGGAACTGA
- a CDS encoding ABC transporter substrate-binding protein: MISTLRRGLLVLLATLPLMGTAVAAQSAHDLVQDTTNRMLADLQANKEKYKQDPQDFYTALNTIVGPVVDAEGISKSIMTVKYSRKATPAQMQTFEENFKKGLFQFYGNALLEYNNQGITVDPAKDESGDRTSVGMTVKGSNGAIYPVQYTLEKINGEWKLRNVIINGINIGKLFRDQFADAMQRNGNDLDKTINGWAGEVAKAKATTEEKSAQ, translated from the coding sequence ATGATCTCTACCTTGCGACGTGGCCTGTTGGTGTTGCTCGCGACACTGCCACTGATGGGTACCGCTGTGGCGGCACAGTCGGCGCACGATCTGGTTCAGGATACGACGAACCGGATGCTCGCCGATCTGCAGGCCAATAAAGAGAAGTACAAGCAGGATCCGCAGGATTTCTACACGGCGTTGAACACGATCGTCGGTCCGGTGGTGGATGCCGAAGGTATTTCCAAAAGCATCATGACGGTCAAATATTCGCGCAAGGCTACGCCGGCGCAGATGCAGACCTTCGAGGAAAACTTCAAGAAAGGCCTGTTCCAGTTCTATGGCAACGCCTTGCTCGAGTACAACAACCAGGGCATCACCGTCGATCCTGCCAAGGATGAGTCGGGTGACCGCACCAGCGTCGGCATGACCGTCAAGGGCAGCAACGGTGCGATCTATCCTGTGCAATACACGCTGGAGAAGATCAACGGCGAGTGGAAACTGCGCAACGTGATCATCAACGGCATCAACATCGGCAAGCTGTTCCGTGATCAGTTCGCCGACGCGATGCAGCGTAACGGCAATGATCTGGACAAGACTATCAACGGTTGGGCTGGTGAGGTTGCCAAGGCCAAAGCCACCACCGAAGAGAAGTCGGCACAATGA
- a CDS encoding ATP-binding cassette domain-containing protein, with the protein MSADNAYAVELKGVSFKRGARSIFNNVDIRIPRGKVTGIMGPSGCGKTTLLRLMGAQLRPASGEVWVNGQNLPALSRSDLFDARKHMGVLFQSGALFTDLDVFENVAFPLRVHTQLPEEMIRDIVLLKLQAVGLRGAIELMPDELSGGMKRRVALARAIALDPQILMYDEPFVGQDPIAMGVLVRLIRLLNDALGITSIVVSHDLAETASIADYIYVVGDGQVLGQGTPDELMNSDEPRIRQFMTGDPDGPVPYHFPATDYRADLLGKR; encoded by the coding sequence ATGAGTGCCGATAACGCCTACGCGGTCGAGCTGAAGGGAGTCTCCTTCAAGCGCGGTGCGCGCAGCATTTTCAATAACGTCGATATTCGCATCCCGCGTGGAAAGGTCACCGGCATCATGGGGCCTTCCGGGTGTGGCAAGACCACGCTGTTGCGGTTGATGGGCGCACAGTTGCGTCCTGCCAGCGGCGAAGTCTGGGTCAACGGTCAGAACCTGCCTGCGCTGTCGCGCAGCGATCTGTTCGATGCGCGCAAGCACATGGGTGTGCTGTTCCAGAGCGGCGCGCTGTTCACCGATCTCGATGTGTTCGAGAACGTCGCTTTTCCCCTGCGCGTTCATACCCAATTGCCCGAAGAAATGATCCGCGACATCGTCCTGCTGAAGTTGCAGGCGGTCGGTCTGCGCGGCGCCATCGAGCTGATGCCCGACGAGTTGTCCGGCGGCATGAAGCGCCGCGTGGCGCTGGCCCGGGCGATTGCGCTCGATCCGCAGATCCTCATGTACGACGAACCGTTCGTCGGTCAGGATCCGATTGCCATGGGCGTGCTGGTGCGGCTGATCCGTCTGCTCAACGATGCGCTGGGGATCACCAGCATCGTGGTGTCCCACGATCTGGCCGAAACCGCGAGCATCGCCGACTACATCTATGTAGTGGGGGATGGCCAGGTATTGGGGCAGGGCACGCCGGACGAACTGATGAATTCAGATGAGCCACGGATTCGCCAGTTCATGACCGGTGATCCTGATGGCCCGGTTCCGTATCACTTTCCAGCGACGGATTACCGCGCAGATCTTCTGGGGAAACGTTGA
- the mlaE gene encoding lipid asymmetry maintenance ABC transporter permease subunit MlaE, with protein MRRISLIERVRRFGEAAIDAIAVFGRATLFLFHALLGRGGISGGFGLLIKQLHSVGVMSLVIIVVSGIFIGMVLALQGFSILSSYGSEQAVGQMVALTLLRELGPVVTALLFAGRAGSALTAEIGNMKSTEQLSSLEMIGVDPLKYIIAPRLWAGFISLPVLAMIFSVVGIWGGSWVAVDWLGVYEGSYWANMQNSVNFTSDVLNGVIKSIVFAFVVTWIAVFQGYDCEPTSEGISRATTKTVVFASLAVLGLDFILTALMFGDF; from the coding sequence ATGCGCAGAATTTCATTAATAGAACGCGTGCGCCGTTTCGGCGAAGCGGCGATCGACGCCATTGCGGTGTTCGGTCGTGCAACGCTGTTCCTGTTCCACGCCTTGCTGGGGCGTGGCGGGATCAGCGGCGGTTTCGGCTTGCTGATCAAGCAACTGCATTCGGTCGGCGTGATGTCGCTGGTGATCATCGTGGTCTCCGGTATTTTCATCGGCATGGTGTTGGCGCTGCAGGGCTTCAGCATTCTGTCGAGCTACGGTTCGGAGCAGGCGGTGGGGCAGATGGTTGCACTGACGCTGCTGCGTGAACTCGGCCCGGTGGTGACCGCGCTGCTGTTCGCCGGTCGCGCCGGTTCGGCACTGACCGCAGAAATCGGCAACATGAAGTCCACCGAGCAGCTTTCCAGCCTGGAAATGATCGGTGTCGATCCGCTCAAATACATTATTGCCCCGCGTCTGTGGGCCGGTTTCATTTCCCTGCCGGTGCTGGCGATGATTTTCAGCGTGGTGGGTATCTGGGGCGGTTCGTGGGTGGCTGTCGACTGGCTGGGCGTGTATGAAGGCTCGTATTGGGCGAACATGCAAAACAGCGTGAACTTCACCAGTGACGTGCTCAATGGCGTCATCAAAAGTATCGTGTTTGCCTTCGTCGTGACCTGGATCGCCGTATTCCAAGGCTATGACTGTGAGCCCACTTCCGAGGGCATCAGTCGGGCCACCACCAAGACCGTAGTATTTGCCTCGCTGGCAGTGCTGGGCCTGGACTTTATTCTGACCGCTTTGATGTTTGGAGATTTCTGA
- a CDS encoding STAS domain-containing protein has translation MTEAAVRMSDVDELLLSGVLDYRTGPDLRKEGQALIKSSKAASLVIDCSAVKKSSSVGLSLLLCFIRDAQAAGKAVSIRAMPEDMREIAQVSELTELLAQP, from the coding sequence ATGACTGAGGCGGCAGTTCGTATGAGTGATGTCGACGAGCTATTGCTCAGCGGAGTGCTGGATTACCGCACCGGTCCTGACTTGCGCAAGGAAGGTCAGGCGCTGATCAAGTCGAGCAAGGCTGCTTCGCTGGTCATCGATTGCTCGGCGGTGAAGAAGTCCAGTAGCGTCGGTTTGTCGTTGCTGCTGTGCTTCATCCGCGACGCGCAAGCCGCCGGCAAGGCGGTAAGCATCCGGGCGATGCCCGAAGACATGCGCGAAATCGCTCAGGTCAGCGAACTGACCGAGCTGTTGGCGCAACCCTGA
- the hisG gene encoding ATP phosphoribosyltransferase, producing the protein MLTIALSKGRILDDTLPLLAEAGIVPTENPDKSRKLIIPTTQDDVRLLIVRATDVPTYVEHGAADLGVAGKDVLMEYSGQGLYEPLDLQIAQCKLMTAGKIGAAEPKGRLRVATKFVNVAKRYYAEQGRQVDIIKLYGSMELAPLIGLADKIIDVVDTGNTLRANGLEPQELIATISSRLVVNKASMKMQHARIQALIDTLRNAVESRHRG; encoded by the coding sequence ATGTTGACCATCGCACTGTCCAAGGGCCGCATCCTTGACGACACCCTGCCGCTTCTCGCTGAAGCCGGTATTGTGCCGACCGAGAATCCGGACAAGAGCCGCAAGCTGATCATCCCCACGACGCAGGACGACGTTCGTCTGCTGATCGTGCGCGCCACCGACGTGCCGACCTATGTCGAGCATGGCGCGGCTGACCTCGGCGTCGCCGGTAAAGACGTGCTGATGGAATACAGCGGCCAGGGCTTGTATGAGCCGCTGGATCTGCAAATCGCCCAGTGCAAACTGATGACCGCCGGCAAGATCGGTGCAGCCGAGCCCAAGGGCCGTTTGCGCGTGGCGACCAAGTTCGTCAACGTTGCCAAGCGTTACTACGCCGAGCAGGGCCGTCAGGTCGACATCATCAAGCTGTACGGCTCGATGGAATTGGCGCCGCTGATCGGTCTCGCAGACAAGATCATCGACGTGGTCGACACCGGCAACACCCTGCGCGCCAACGGCCTGGAACCTCAGGAATTGATCGCCACGATCAGCTCGCGACTGGTGGTCAACAAGGCTTCGATGAAAATGCAACACGCCCGAATCCAGGCGTTGATCGATACCCTGCGCAACGCAGTGGAATCGCGACACCGCGGCTGA
- the mlaD gene encoding outer membrane lipid asymmetry maintenance protein MlaD, with product MQNRTLEIGVGLFLLAGILALLLLALRVSGLSPTSTTDTYKLYAYFDNIAGLTVRAKVTMAGVTIGKVTAIDLDRDSFTGRVTLQVDKKVDNLPTDSTASILTAGLLGEKYIGISVGGEDTRLKDGGTIHDTQSSLVLEDLIGKFLLNTVSKDAK from the coding sequence ATGCAAAACCGCACCCTGGAAATCGGTGTCGGCCTGTTCCTGCTGGCAGGGATCCTGGCTTTGTTGCTGCTTGCTTTGCGGGTCAGTGGCCTGTCTCCGACTTCGACCACCGATACCTATAAACTTTATGCCTACTTCGACAATATCGCCGGTTTGACGGTCAGAGCCAAAGTGACCATGGCCGGTGTCACCATCGGCAAGGTCACCGCAATCGATCTGGATCGCGACAGCTTTACCGGTCGGGTGACCCTGCAAGTGGACAAAAAAGTCGACAATCTGCCAACCGACTCCACAGCGTCTATCCTGACCGCGGGTCTGCTGGGCGAGAAATACATCGGTATCAGCGTAGGCGGGGAGGACACCCGTCTGAAGGATGGTGGAACCATTCACGACACGCAGTCGTCTCTGGTACTGGAAGACCTGATCGGTAAATTCCTGCTCAATACCGTTAGCAAAGACGCCAAATGA
- a CDS encoding BolA family protein, giving the protein MQAVEVKSFLEGKLPGTLVEVEGEGCNFQLNVISDELAALSPVKRQQQIYAHLNPWITDGSIHAVTMKFFSSAAWAERT; this is encoded by the coding sequence ATGCAGGCCGTAGAAGTGAAGAGCTTCCTTGAAGGAAAGCTGCCCGGAACGTTGGTAGAAGTTGAGGGCGAAGGCTGCAATTTCCAGCTGAACGTGATTAGCGATGAACTGGCGGCGTTGAGCCCGGTGAAGCGTCAGCAGCAGATCTATGCCCATTTGAACCCATGGATCACCGATGGCAGCATCCATGCGGTCACTATGAAATTTTTCAGCAGCGCGGCCTGGGCCGAGCGCACCTGA